In Oenanthe melanoleuca isolate GR-GAL-2019-014 chromosome 9, OMel1.0, whole genome shotgun sequence, the following are encoded in one genomic region:
- the ST6GAL1 gene encoding beta-galactoside alpha-2,6-sialyltransferase 1: protein MSHLDAPCTMVHINVLKKFVCVLVVILVALTVCLWRETRRSYYDPLKTRNDGLQGHRSLEKWNQVKSQGLFREAASELGQASKMWLATQNKGTSETAEKSKKAAFGKVWDKDSSSRNLIPRLQKVRKNYLAMNKYNVTYNGKRSAKLSPEKLLCQLRDRVNVTMIQRSDGPFGTPEWQQYLPGKSLSETVGHLGRCAVVSSAGSLKSSRLGHEIDSHDAVLRFNGAPVRGFQDDVGQKTTIRLVNSQLVTVEEQQFLREPLYNTGILIVWDPAPYHAEIHEWYRKPDYNFFESYKAYRRTHPEQPFYILNPKMQWQLWDILQENSLEHIQPNPPSSGMLGIVLMMTLCDQVDVYEFLPSKRQTDICHYYQKFHDHACTMGAYHPLLFEKNLVKHMNQGTDEDIYSHGKVTLPGFRRVQC from the exons ATGTCCCATCTGGATGCACCGTGCACTATGGTTCACATCAATGTGTTGAAAAAGTTCGTGTGTGTTCTTGTGGTGATACTGGTAGCACTGACAGTTTGCCTGTGGAGAGAAACAAGAAGAAGCTACTATGATCCTTTGAAGACCAGGAATGATGGTTTGCAGGGGCACAGGAGTTTGGAGAAATGGAACCAAGTTAAATCACAAGGCCTTTTCCGTGAAGCAGCCAGTGAACTGGGGCAGGCATCCAAAATGTGGCTTGCTACCCAAAACAAAGGCACCTCTGAAACAGCTGAGAAGTCCAAGAAAGCAGCCTTTGGGAAGGTATGGGATAAGGACAGCTCATCCAGAAATCTCATACCCAGGCTGCAGAAGGTCAGGAAAAACTACCTGGCCATGAACAAGTACAATGTGACTTACAATGGGAAGAGGAGTGCTAAGCTCAGCCCAGAGAAGTTGCTATGCCAGCTGCGGGACAGGGTCAATGTGACCATGATCCAGAGGTCAGATGGTCCTTTTGGTACCCCTGAATGGCAGCAGTACCTGCCAGGGAAAAGCCTCAGTGAAACAGTGGGACACCTGGGTCGCTGTGCTGTCGTGTCCTCAGCAGGCTCTCTGAAATCATCTCGCTTGGGACATGAGATAG ACAGCCACGACGCCGTCTTGAGGTTCAACGGAGCTCCTGTCAGGGGCTTCCAGGATGATGTGGGGCAGAAGACAACAATTCGTCTTGTGAACTCTCAG CTTGTAACTGTCGAAGAGCAACAGTTCCTGAGGGAACCACTATATAACACTGGAATCTTGATTGTCTGGGATCCAGCACCATATCATGCAGAAATTCATGAG tGGTACAGAAAACCAGATTACAACTTTTTTGAAAGCTATAAGGCGTATCGTAGAACACATCCAGAGCAGCCCTTCTATATCCTGAATCCCAAAAtgcagtggcagctctgggataTTCTGCAGGAGAATTCTCTGGAGCATATTCAGCCTAACCCACCGTCATCAGGAATGCTTG GCATCGTGCTGATGATGACGCTGTGTGACCAAGTGGACGTGTACGAGTTTCTCCCTTCCAAGCGGCAGACGGACATCTGCCACTACTACCAGAAGTTCCACGACCACGCCTGCACCATGGGAGCTTACCACCCCCTCCTGTTTGAGAAGAACCTGGTGAAGCACATGAACCAGGGCACGGATGAGGACATCTACAGCCACGGGAAGGTCACCCTGCCTGGCTTCCGACGAGTGCAGTGCTAG